One genomic segment of Mesoterricola silvestris includes these proteins:
- a CDS encoding YwiC-like family protein, translating to MPKETLPLWPREHGAYAQLGVALACGAVLGHGSRGIFQAVLAVALFLASEPVLVLLGRRGEAARGASQVRAALRLVILGSVLLLAIFGAWIGAPAAHLLGLLPAAALGAILFFLFLIRQERTAAGEVVAAWAFSATAGSVVLLGDGGGRRALLLALLLGGMFTLATAVVHCHILALKRGGAWFPRFAAFALGAALCTWTGLAALHGSLPRAAGAALLPMTLAALWVWAAPPAPRQLKQVGWAATAMALLGGALAVFSLW from the coding sequence ATGCCCAAGGAAACCCTTCCCCTCTGGCCCCGCGAACACGGCGCCTATGCCCAGTTGGGCGTGGCCCTGGCGTGCGGGGCCGTCCTGGGGCACGGTTCCCGGGGCATCTTCCAGGCGGTGCTGGCGGTGGCCCTCTTCCTGGCCAGCGAACCGGTCCTGGTGCTCCTGGGCCGCCGGGGAGAAGCCGCCCGGGGGGCCTCCCAGGTGCGGGCGGCCCTGCGCCTGGTGATCCTGGGCTCCGTCCTCCTGCTGGCCATCTTCGGGGCCTGGATCGGCGCCCCCGCCGCCCACCTCCTGGGGCTCCTCCCCGCCGCGGCCCTGGGCGCCATCCTCTTCTTCCTGTTCCTGATCCGGCAGGAGCGCACGGCCGCCGGCGAGGTGGTGGCGGCCTGGGCCTTTTCCGCCACCGCGGGCAGCGTGGTGCTCCTGGGGGACGGGGGCGGCCGCAGGGCGCTCCTCCTGGCCCTTCTCCTGGGCGGGATGTTCACCCTCGCCACCGCCGTCGTCCACTGCCACATCCTCGCCCTGAAGCGGGGCGGCGCCTGGTTTCCGCGCTTCGCCGCCTTCGCCCTGGGGGCGGCCCTGTGCACCTGGACGGGCCTGGCCGCCCTGCACGGAAGCCTGCCCCGCGCCGCCGGCGCCGCCCTGCTGCCCATGACCCTGGCGGCGCTCTGGGTGTGGGCGGCCCCGCCCGCCCCGCGCCAGCTCAAGCAGGTGGGCTGGGCCGCCACCGCCATGGCCCTGCTGGGCGGGGCCCTAGCCGTGTTCAGCCTCTGGTAA
- a CDS encoding uracil-DNA glycosylase family protein — MLFGEAPGPRGADQSGIPFWGDRAGTCVYRALEAAGLARVPAGAFQDWDGARFRAEGLAPVLRGVALSNAFPVCPTRDFQTFRAPTDKELLAPDNLDRLRGELREAAGRCPGRLRVIAMGRRAQWVFARIDGAPDIHLDVLPHPSSQGLLQAAPGKGKGLKLEDLRREWEARLAALLET; from the coding sequence ATGCTGTTCGGCGAGGCCCCGGGACCCCGGGGGGCCGACCAGAGCGGGATCCCCTTCTGGGGGGACCGGGCCGGCACCTGCGTGTACCGGGCCCTGGAGGCCGCGGGCCTTGCCCGGGTCCCGGCCGGGGCCTTCCAGGACTGGGACGGCGCGCGGTTCCGGGCCGAGGGCCTGGCGCCGGTGCTCCGGGGGGTAGCCCTGAGCAACGCCTTCCCCGTGTGCCCCACCCGGGATTTCCAGACCTTCCGGGCCCCCACGGATAAGGAACTGCTGGCCCCGGACAACCTGGATCGGCTCCGGGGGGAGCTGCGGGAGGCCGCGGGGCGCTGCCCGGGCCGCCTGCGGGTCATCGCCATGGGGCGCAGGGCCCAGTGGGTCTTCGCCCGCATCGACGGGGCCCCGGACATCCACCTGGACGTCCTGCCCCACCCCTCCTCCCAGGGCCTCCTCCAGGCGGCTCCGGGGAAGGGCAAAGGATTGAAATTGGAAGACCTTCGGCGCGAGTGGGAAGCCCGGCTCGCCGCCCTGCTGGAGACCTGA
- the metH gene encoding methionine synthase encodes MTSLSALLLERTLLLDGGMGTQIMARKPSVDDFGGPALEGCMELLCERRPEWIRDIHAAYLDAGADAVETNTFGANQVVLGEFGIPERAEELNIIAARLALDVARSYDRRRYVVGSVGPGTKLITLGHIAYGPLYESYLAQMRGLLLGGVDSILVETSQDLGQIKLAVRAAKDAMAQLKRECPLWVQATVETTGTLLLGTEIQSVITSVEMLGVDVIGLNCGTGPDEMHAPLQALVEQSPCRISCLPNAGLPVNRDGALVYPLEPEAFAAKVAHLAKEFNLNIVGGCCGTTPDHIRALRARLGTSGVTHRTPAVDRCVSSLYQSVPLRQEPRPLIVGERTNANGSKKFRDLLAVQDIDGLVDIARDQQREGSHMLDVCVAYVGRDESADMEAFLKKAVGQVLLPLMIDSTEVPVIEKALQTAPGKCVVNSINFEDGEAKARKVLDLCRTYGAAVVGLTIDEKGMAKTAEAKAAVAGRLVDLVVGEYGFNPSDLIIDPLTFTLGSGDEAFRRSALETLEAIRLIKARHHGVLTMLGVSNISFGLAPGVRHVVNALMLYHAVKAGLDLAIFNSAKVIPVAEIDPEKRAAAEDLIFDRRREGYDPLKAVMALFGDGRAAPEAGPSGRNLPVEERLKQDILGGEKRLILDDVDEALATLPPLDIINRILLDAMRVVGERFGAGEMQLPFVLESAEAMKTAVKRIEPHIPRESSITKGKVILATVKGDVHDIGKNLVEIILSNNGYDVLNLGIKQPVEAILAALESYPADAIGLSGLLVKSTTVMRENLVFMADKGFDIPVILGGAALTRDFVEEQCQSAYGGRVLYAEDAFEGLRHMDLLTSGAAPAAAAPAPPGTPAITVLHRGAAQVELTAAGQSSWVKRDLPVPEPPFWGVRQAGTGLEDIFAFLDTFVVIRNRWSFTQGQLTDEAFEAVLREKAEPLLAAWKRRILEEGLLEPRALYGYLPVQARGDTLRVFAPDRATLLATLALPRQEGGRRLCVADFFEPEASGRFDVLALQVVTLGSRAADLAAELYRSDRYADYFLFHGLATELTEAFAEHLHARVRRELGIHGKDAAQLRQLFSQGYQGSRYSFGYPACPDLEGNAALLELLGGSRIGVSITDQFQMDPEYTTSALIAWHPQARYFSV; translated from the coding sequence GTGACTTCCCTTTCGGCACTTCTCCTGGAACGGACCCTCCTCCTGGACGGGGGCATGGGCACCCAGATCATGGCCCGGAAACCTTCCGTGGACGACTTCGGGGGCCCGGCCCTGGAAGGCTGCATGGAACTCCTGTGCGAACGGCGCCCGGAGTGGATCCGGGACATCCATGCGGCCTACCTGGACGCGGGGGCCGACGCGGTGGAGACCAACACCTTCGGCGCCAACCAGGTGGTCCTGGGGGAATTCGGCATCCCGGAACGGGCCGAGGAACTCAACATCATCGCCGCCCGGCTCGCCCTGGACGTGGCCCGGTCCTACGACCGGCGCCGCTACGTGGTGGGCTCCGTGGGCCCGGGCACCAAGCTGATCACCCTGGGCCACATCGCCTACGGACCGCTGTACGAGAGCTACCTGGCCCAGATGCGGGGCCTGCTGCTGGGGGGGGTGGACAGCATCCTCGTCGAGACCAGCCAGGACCTGGGCCAGATCAAGCTGGCGGTGCGCGCGGCCAAGGACGCCATGGCCCAGCTCAAGCGCGAATGCCCCCTGTGGGTCCAGGCCACGGTGGAGACCACGGGCACCCTGCTCCTGGGCACGGAGATCCAGTCGGTGATCACCAGCGTGGAGATGCTGGGCGTGGACGTCATCGGCCTGAACTGCGGCACGGGCCCCGACGAGATGCACGCCCCCCTCCAGGCCCTGGTGGAGCAGTCCCCCTGCCGCATCAGCTGCCTGCCCAACGCGGGCCTGCCGGTGAACCGGGACGGGGCCCTGGTGTACCCCCTGGAGCCCGAGGCCTTCGCCGCCAAGGTGGCCCACCTGGCCAAGGAGTTCAACCTGAACATCGTCGGCGGCTGCTGCGGCACCACCCCCGACCACATCCGCGCCCTGCGGGCGCGCCTGGGCACCTCGGGCGTCACCCACCGCACCCCCGCCGTGGACCGCTGCGTCTCGAGCCTCTACCAGAGCGTCCCCCTGCGCCAGGAGCCCCGGCCCCTCATCGTTGGGGAGCGCACCAACGCCAACGGCTCCAAGAAGTTCCGGGACCTCCTGGCGGTCCAGGACATCGACGGCCTGGTGGACATCGCCCGGGACCAGCAGCGGGAGGGCTCCCACATGCTGGACGTGTGCGTGGCCTACGTGGGCCGGGACGAGAGCGCGGACATGGAGGCCTTCCTGAAGAAGGCGGTGGGCCAGGTGCTCCTGCCCCTCATGATCGACTCCACGGAGGTGCCGGTCATCGAGAAGGCCCTCCAGACCGCCCCGGGCAAGTGCGTGGTCAATTCCATCAACTTCGAGGACGGGGAGGCCAAGGCCCGAAAGGTGCTGGATCTCTGCCGCACCTACGGCGCGGCGGTGGTGGGCCTGACCATCGACGAGAAGGGCATGGCCAAGACCGCCGAGGCCAAGGCCGCCGTCGCGGGCCGGCTCGTGGACCTGGTGGTGGGGGAGTACGGCTTCAACCCCTCGGACCTGATCATCGACCCCCTGACCTTCACCCTGGGCAGCGGGGACGAGGCCTTCCGCCGCTCCGCCCTGGAGACCCTGGAGGCCATCCGGCTCATCAAGGCCCGGCACCACGGCGTCCTCACCATGCTGGGGGTGAGCAACATCAGCTTCGGCCTGGCCCCGGGGGTGCGCCACGTGGTGAACGCCCTCATGCTCTACCACGCCGTGAAGGCCGGCCTGGACCTGGCCATCTTCAACTCGGCCAAGGTGATCCCGGTGGCCGAAATCGACCCGGAAAAGCGCGCGGCGGCCGAGGACCTCATCTTCGACCGGCGCCGGGAGGGCTACGATCCCCTCAAGGCCGTCATGGCCCTCTTCGGCGACGGCAGGGCCGCCCCGGAGGCGGGCCCCTCGGGCCGGAACCTCCCGGTGGAGGAGCGCCTGAAGCAGGACATCCTGGGCGGGGAGAAGCGCCTGATCCTGGACGACGTGGACGAGGCCCTGGCCACCCTGCCCCCCCTGGACATCATCAACCGGATCCTGCTGGACGCCATGCGCGTGGTCGGGGAGCGGTTCGGGGCCGGCGAGATGCAGCTGCCCTTCGTGCTGGAGAGCGCCGAGGCCATGAAGACGGCCGTCAAGCGCATCGAGCCCCACATCCCCAGGGAGTCCTCCATCACCAAGGGCAAGGTCATCCTGGCCACGGTGAAGGGGGACGTGCACGACATCGGCAAGAACCTGGTGGAGATCATCCTCTCCAACAACGGCTACGACGTCCTTAACCTGGGCATCAAGCAGCCCGTGGAGGCCATCCTGGCCGCGCTGGAGAGCTACCCCGCCGACGCCATCGGCCTCTCGGGGCTGCTGGTGAAGTCCACCACCGTCATGCGGGAGAACCTGGTCTTCATGGCCGACAAGGGCTTCGACATCCCCGTGATCCTGGGCGGGGCCGCGCTCACCCGGGATTTCGTGGAGGAGCAGTGCCAGAGCGCCTACGGCGGCCGGGTGCTCTACGCCGAGGACGCCTTCGAGGGGCTGCGCCACATGGACCTCCTCACCAGCGGGGCCGCCCCGGCCGCCGCCGCCCCGGCCCCGCCGGGCACCCCCGCCATCACCGTCCTCCACCGGGGCGCCGCCCAGGTGGAACTCACCGCCGCCGGCCAGAGCTCCTGGGTGAAGCGGGACCTGCCCGTGCCGGAGCCCCCCTTCTGGGGGGTGCGGCAGGCGGGGACGGGCCTGGAGGACATCTTCGCCTTCCTGGACACCTTCGTGGTCATCCGGAACCGGTGGTCCTTCACCCAGGGCCAGCTCACGGACGAGGCCTTCGAGGCGGTGCTGCGGGAGAAGGCCGAGCCCCTCCTGGCGGCCTGGAAGCGCCGCATCCTGGAGGAGGGCCTGCTGGAGCCCAGGGCCCTGTACGGCTACCTGCCGGTGCAGGCCCGGGGCGATACGCTGCGGGTCTTCGCCCCGGACCGCGCGACCCTCCTGGCCACCCTTGCCCTGCCCCGGCAGGAGGGGGGCCGGCGCCTTTGCGTGGCCGACTTCTTCGAACCGGAGGCCTCGGGCCGCTTCGACGTGCTGGCGCTCCAGGTGGTCACCCTGGGGAGCCGGGCCGCGGACCTGGCCGCGGAACTGTACCGCTCCGACCGGTATGCGGACTACTTCCTCTTCCACGGCCTGGCCACGGAGCTCACCGAGGCCTTCGCCGAGCACCTCCACGCCCGGGTCCGCCGGGAGCTGGGCATCCACGGCAAGGACGCGGCCCAGCTGCGCCAGCTCTTCAGCCAGGGCTACCAGGGTTCCCGGTACTCCTTCGGCTACCCGGCCTGCCCGGACCTGGAGGGCAACGCCGCCCTCCTGGAGCTCCTGGGCGGCTCCCGCATCGGCGTCTCAATCACCGACCAGTTCCAGATGGACCCGGAGTACACCACCTCCGCCCTGATCGCCTGGCACCCCCAGGCCCGGTACTTCTCCGTGTGA
- a CDS encoding 2Fe-2S iron-sulfur cluster-binding protein: MAELARVRFLPEDLLVEAPAGTPLQAIADASGADITFGCRNGSCGTCRVRILAGLEHCSPKGPEERDFLRGVEAPPDQRLACQFAVNGDVDIEYLGVDA, translated from the coding sequence ATGGCTGAGCTGGCGCGGGTGCGCTTCCTCCCCGAGGACCTGCTGGTGGAGGCGCCTGCGGGCACGCCCCTGCAGGCCATCGCCGACGCCTCCGGCGCCGACATCACCTTCGGGTGCCGGAACGGGTCCTGCGGCACCTGTCGGGTGCGGATCCTGGCGGGGCTGGAGCACTGCTCCCCCAAGGGCCCGGAGGAGCGGGACTTCCTCCGGGGCGTGGAGGCCCCCCCCGACCAGCGACTGGCCTGCCAGTTCGCGGTGAACGGGGACGTGGACATCGAATACCTGGGGGTGGACGCGTGA
- a CDS encoding bifunctional homocysteine S-methyltransferase/methylenetetrahydrofolate reductase yields the protein MTQTFMEALQSGQCFLFDGSTPTVLYERGIYINRSFDEANLASPELVGAIHQEFRASGAQVLTTNTWAANRVKLQGYGLAENLEAINLKGALLARAALGDGDPGWVAGCIGPLGVRIEPWGPTSFEEARGFFAEQARALLEGGVDLFVLESFADLNEIHQAILAIKGICDLPVVAQMTPNDEGQTLYGTEPEWYIAKLAEWGADLLGVNGGSGPAPLLDLLKRFRAVTATPLILQPSAGLPRMVDGRLLYMASPEYLGEFARQAFQLGVRAVGGCAGTTPAHTRSMRGALRQEKAFVEGATERPATEGSHDPVPQAQRSAFSRKIAAGEFVVTVELVPPKGISADKLVEKAGFCRDRGVDAINVPDGPRAMARMSALATAVIIQQRVGMEALMHFACRDRNLLGIQSDLLGAAGLGVQNVLAITGDPPKLGPYPNATAVFDVDAIGLVNILRCLNSGLDLGGSHIGVPTRFSIGVGANPVAVDVDREQARFRYKVDAGAEWAITQPVFDAEALFRFLEFAEPLGIPVIAGIWPLKSLRNAEFMANEVPGVTLPDVLLKRMARWQSAEDQLKEGLDIAREIIAKVRPGVRGLQLSAPLGQVELLDTLLEAGVDHG from the coding sequence ATGACCCAGACTTTCATGGAAGCCCTTCAATCCGGCCAGTGCTTCCTCTTCGACGGTTCCACCCCCACGGTGCTCTACGAGCGGGGGATCTACATCAACCGCTCCTTCGACGAGGCCAACCTGGCCTCGCCGGAGCTGGTGGGGGCCATCCACCAGGAATTCCGGGCCTCGGGGGCCCAGGTGCTCACCACCAACACCTGGGCGGCGAACCGGGTGAAGCTCCAGGGCTACGGCCTGGCCGAGAACCTGGAGGCCATCAACCTCAAGGGCGCCCTCCTGGCCCGGGCGGCCCTGGGGGACGGCGATCCCGGCTGGGTGGCCGGGTGTATCGGGCCCCTGGGGGTCCGCATCGAGCCCTGGGGGCCCACGTCCTTCGAGGAGGCCCGTGGCTTTTTCGCGGAACAGGCCCGGGCCCTCCTGGAGGGCGGCGTGGATCTCTTCGTGCTGGAGAGCTTCGCCGACCTCAACGAGATCCACCAGGCCATCCTGGCCATCAAGGGGATCTGCGACCTGCCCGTGGTGGCCCAGATGACGCCCAACGACGAGGGCCAGACGCTCTACGGCACGGAGCCGGAGTGGTACATCGCCAAGCTGGCGGAATGGGGCGCCGATCTCCTGGGCGTCAACGGCGGCAGCGGCCCCGCGCCGCTCCTGGACCTGCTGAAGCGGTTCCGGGCCGTGACGGCCACCCCGCTCATCCTCCAGCCCAGCGCGGGGCTGCCCCGCATGGTGGACGGACGTCTCCTGTACATGGCCAGCCCGGAGTACCTGGGCGAATTCGCGCGCCAGGCCTTCCAGCTCGGGGTGCGGGCCGTGGGCGGCTGCGCGGGGACCACGCCGGCCCACACCCGTTCCATGCGCGGCGCCCTGCGCCAGGAGAAGGCCTTCGTGGAGGGCGCCACGGAGCGGCCCGCGACCGAGGGCAGCCACGATCCGGTGCCCCAGGCCCAGCGCAGCGCCTTCAGCCGCAAGATCGCCGCGGGGGAATTCGTCGTCACGGTGGAGCTGGTGCCCCCCAAGGGCATCAGCGCCGACAAGCTGGTGGAGAAGGCCGGCTTCTGCCGGGACCGGGGGGTGGACGCCATCAACGTCCCGGACGGGCCCCGGGCCATGGCCCGCATGTCGGCCCTGGCCACGGCCGTGATCATCCAGCAGCGGGTGGGCATGGAGGCCCTCATGCACTTCGCCTGCCGGGACCGGAACCTCCTGGGCATCCAGAGCGATCTCCTGGGCGCGGCGGGGCTGGGCGTCCAGAACGTCCTGGCCATCACGGGCGACCCCCCGAAGCTGGGGCCCTACCCCAACGCCACGGCGGTCTTCGACGTGGACGCCATCGGCCTGGTGAACATCCTGCGCTGCCTGAATTCGGGCCTGGACCTGGGCGGCAGCCACATCGGCGTGCCCACCCGGTTCAGCATCGGCGTGGGGGCCAACCCCGTGGCCGTGGACGTGGACCGGGAGCAGGCGCGGTTCCGGTACAAGGTGGACGCGGGCGCGGAATGGGCCATCACCCAGCCGGTGTTCGACGCCGAGGCGCTGTTCCGCTTCCTGGAATTCGCCGAGCCCCTGGGGATCCCCGTCATCGCCGGCATCTGGCCCCTGAAGAGCCTGCGCAACGCCGAGTTCATGGCCAACGAGGTGCCCGGGGTGACCCTGCCGGACGTCCTCCTCAAGCGCATGGCCAGGTGGCAGTCGGCGGAGGACCAGCTCAAGGAGGGCCTGGACATCGCCCGGGAGATCATCGCCAAGGTGCGCCCCGGGGTGCGCGGCCTGCAGCTGTCGGCCCCCCTGGGGCAGGTGGAGCTGCTGGACACCCTCCTGGAAGCGGGGGTGGACCATGGCTGA
- a CDS encoding aspartate kinase, whose amino-acid sequence MKVLKFGGTSVGTREALELAAEIIGRELPQGGLVVVSALSGTTDLILKAIHASAKGDLEAAGAARIALEARHWAAARALGVDEAVRPHWEPLFQSLAGLLQGMGLLWEASPRSRDAALALGETLSARLLETLLERRGLPAHFRDVREVLRTDARHGRARPDLERIREAAGPWREGLAKGALWVTQGFLGTAPDGSTTTLGRGGSDTTATLLGEALGAEEVQIWTDVDGVLSADPSLVPEARPIPVMSLREAAALSAFGAKVLHADALAPVSRAGFGLVVANTHRPEGSRTEIRAEAPARRPGEITSVAYKEGVSCLRVPPAQDSELLFQASTRLLEAGASLYGLLATPDGGLLVAKGETADSEAVLRDLAASGLSVQRGWAAVALVGEGLREAPGRALSLLGPLVDEPVAAILAGDTGVSLAFLVPDHRLSLLIPRLHSHCIEAAPRSGP is encoded by the coding sequence TTGAAAGTACTCAAGTTCGGAGGAACCAGCGTCGGCACCCGGGAGGCCCTGGAACTGGCCGCGGAGATCATCGGCCGGGAGCTGCCCCAGGGGGGGCTCGTGGTGGTCTCGGCCCTGTCGGGCACCACGGACCTGATCCTGAAGGCCATCCACGCCTCCGCCAAGGGGGACCTGGAGGCCGCGGGCGCGGCCCGCATCGCCCTGGAGGCCCGGCACTGGGCCGCGGCCCGGGCCCTGGGGGTGGACGAGGCGGTGCGGCCCCACTGGGAACCGCTGTTCCAGTCCCTGGCCGGGCTCCTGCAGGGCATGGGCCTCCTGTGGGAGGCCTCCCCCCGCTCCCGGGACGCGGCGCTGGCCCTGGGGGAGACCCTCTCGGCGCGGCTCCTGGAGACCCTGCTGGAACGCAGGGGCCTGCCGGCCCACTTCCGGGACGTGCGGGAGGTGCTGCGCACCGACGCCCGCCACGGCCGGGCCCGGCCGGACCTGGAGCGCATCCGGGAGGCCGCGGGGCCCTGGCGGGAGGGCCTGGCCAAGGGGGCCCTGTGGGTCACCCAGGGCTTCCTGGGCACGGCCCCCGACGGGTCCACCACGACCCTGGGCCGGGGCGGATCCGACACCACCGCCACCCTCCTGGGGGAGGCCCTGGGGGCCGAGGAGGTGCAGATCTGGACGGACGTGGACGGCGTGCTCAGCGCCGATCCCAGCCTGGTGCCCGAGGCCCGGCCCATTCCGGTCATGAGCCTGCGGGAGGCGGCGGCCCTTTCGGCCTTCGGGGCCAAGGTGCTCCACGCCGACGCCCTGGCGCCCGTGAGCCGCGCCGGCTTCGGGCTGGTGGTGGCCAACACCCACCGCCCCGAGGGCTCCCGCACGGAGATCCGCGCCGAGGCCCCCGCGCGCCGCCCGGGGGAGATCACCTCCGTGGCCTACAAGGAGGGGGTCTCCTGCCTGCGGGTGCCCCCCGCCCAGGATTCCGAGCTGCTCTTCCAGGCCTCCACCCGGCTGCTGGAGGCGGGGGCCTCCCTGTACGGGCTCCTGGCCACCCCGGACGGTGGCCTGCTGGTGGCCAAGGGGGAGACCGCGGATTCCGAAGCCGTGCTCCGGGACCTGGCGGCCTCCGGCCTATCGGTCCAACGGGGCTGGGCGGCGGTGGCCCTGGTGGGCGAGGGCCTGCGGGAGGCGCCGGGACGGGCCCTGAGCCTCCTGGGTCCCCTGGTGGACGAACCGGTGGCGGCCATCCTGGCCGGCGACACCGGCGTCTCCCTGGCCTTCCTGGTGCCCGACCACCGACTTTCCCTGTTGATTCCCAGGCTTCATTCGCATTGCATAGAGGCTGCACCCAGGAGCGGACCATGA
- a CDS encoding alpha/beta fold hydrolase has product MTREHLSPEGARTAFRVTGHGPARVLLLHALTGGPDAADAPGVKGWWGPMFEPGAPLDPDAATVWTPNLAGSCYGAQGPEPRGGWSTRYQAEVLARWIRDEGLTFDALLGGSLGGMVALELAILEPGRFKAVGVIGCGGRSDAWLWGANEAQRAILASPTLGDDEAIALARRVAMLTFRSPDGLGGRFSTPAELQAWLAFHGRALAGRFTRQAYLALLEAMDNHDIGRGRGAMPEALARMGATLHVLGLEGDLLMSRSCLEELIEAAGKAGRLGEARWVRTPHGHDAFLIEWDQVKAWMKEVLP; this is encoded by the coding sequence TTGACCCGGGAACACCTCTCCCCCGAAGGCGCGCGCACCGCCTTCCGCGTCACCGGGCACGGGCCGGCCCGGGTCCTCCTCCTCCACGCGCTCACCGGCGGCCCCGACGCCGCCGACGCGCCGGGGGTGAAGGGCTGGTGGGGGCCCATGTTCGAGCCGGGCGCGCCCCTGGATCCGGACGCGGCCACGGTGTGGACGCCCAACCTCGCCGGGAGCTGCTACGGCGCCCAGGGGCCGGAGCCCCGGGGGGGCTGGTCCACCCGGTACCAGGCGGAAGTGCTGGCCCGGTGGATCCGTGACGAGGGGCTCACCTTCGACGCCCTCCTGGGGGGTTCCCTGGGGGGCATGGTGGCCCTGGAGCTGGCGATCCTGGAGCCGGGGCGCTTCAAGGCGGTGGGCGTCATCGGATGCGGGGGGCGTTCCGACGCCTGGCTCTGGGGCGCCAACGAGGCCCAGCGCGCCATCCTGGCCAGCCCCACCCTGGGGGACGACGAGGCCATCGCCCTGGCCCGGCGGGTGGCGATGCTCACCTTCCGGAGCCCCGACGGCCTGGGGGGGCGCTTTTCGACCCCGGCCGAACTCCAGGCCTGGCTCGCCTTCCACGGGCGGGCCCTGGCCGGGCGCTTCACCCGGCAGGCCTACCTGGCCCTGCTGGAGGCCATGGACAACCACGACATCGGCCGGGGGCGGGGCGCCATGCCCGAGGCCCTGGCCCGCATGGGGGCCACCCTCCATGTGCTGGGGCTGGAAGGGGACCTGCTCATGTCCCGGTCCTGCCTGGAGGAACTGATCGAAGCCGCGGGGAAGGCCGGGCGCCTTGGGGAGGCCCGCTGGGTGCGGACCCCCCACGGGCACGACGCCTTCCTCATCGAATGGGACCAGGTGAAGGCCTGGATGAAGGAGGTACTGCCTTGA
- a CDS encoding O-acetylhomoserine aminocarboxypropyltransferase/cysteine synthase family protein — protein sequence MSRTQPHFETLALHGGHSPDKDTHSRAVPIYQTTSYVFDSTEHGARLFGLEEPGNIYTRIGNPTVDVLEKRVAQLEGGVAAVATASGQAAITLAVVTLAQAGDHLVAGTNLYGGTHTLFSQSLKRLGIAVTFVDSTDPDAFRAALRPETKAIYLEALGNPKLDVPHFDALAAVAREAKVPLIVDNTLASPWLCQPLKHGADLVVHSATKYLGGHGTSLGGILVDGGTFDWTNGRFPEFTQPNPSYHGAVLTEVAGPAAFAAKARLEGLRDFGPALSPFNAFLLLQGIETLPIRMDRHGSNALAIAHWLEAHPKVAWVNYPGLPDHPSHALARRYFREGAGFGGILTFGVKGGLAAGAKVINAVELFSRLANVGDAKSLIIHPASTTHQQLSAEDRAVNGVTDDLIRLSIGLENLEDLKADLDQALRGGEA from the coding sequence GTGAGCCGCACGCAGCCCCACTTCGAGACCCTCGCCCTGCACGGGGGCCACAGCCCGGACAAGGACACCCACAGCCGGGCCGTGCCCATCTACCAGACCACCAGCTACGTCTTCGACTCCACCGAGCACGGGGCCCGGCTCTTCGGCCTGGAGGAACCCGGCAACATCTACACCCGCATCGGCAACCCCACCGTGGACGTGCTGGAAAAGCGCGTGGCCCAGCTGGAGGGCGGCGTGGCGGCGGTGGCCACGGCCTCGGGGCAGGCGGCCATCACCCTGGCGGTGGTGACCCTGGCCCAGGCCGGGGACCACCTGGTGGCCGGCACCAACCTCTACGGGGGCACCCACACCCTCTTCAGCCAGAGCCTCAAGCGCCTGGGCATCGCCGTGACCTTCGTGGACAGCACCGACCCGGACGCCTTCCGCGCCGCCCTGCGCCCCGAAACCAAGGCCATCTACCTGGAGGCCCTGGGCAACCCCAAGCTGGACGTGCCCCACTTCGACGCCCTGGCGGCCGTGGCCCGGGAGGCGAAGGTGCCCCTCATCGTGGACAACACCCTGGCCTCCCCCTGGCTCTGCCAGCCCCTGAAGCACGGGGCCGACCTGGTGGTGCACAGCGCCACCAAGTACCTCGGGGGCCACGGCACGAGCCTGGGCGGGATCCTGGTGGATGGGGGCACCTTCGATTGGACCAACGGCAGGTTCCCGGAATTCACCCAGCCCAACCCCTCGTACCACGGGGCCGTGCTCACCGAGGTGGCCGGGCCCGCGGCCTTCGCCGCCAAGGCGCGCCTGGAGGGCCTGCGGGACTTCGGCCCGGCCCTGTCGCCCTTCAACGCCTTCCTCCTGCTCCAGGGCATCGAGACCCTCCCCATCCGCATGGACCGCCACGGCAGCAACGCCCTGGCCATCGCCCACTGGCTGGAGGCCCATCCGAAGGTGGCCTGGGTGAACTACCCGGGCCTCCCGGACCACCCCAGCCACGCCCTGGCCCGGCGCTACTTCCGGGAAGGGGCGGGCTTCGGCGGCATCCTCACCTTCGGCGTGAAGGGGGGGCTGGCCGCGGGGGCCAAGGTCATCAACGCGGTGGAGCTCTTCTCCCGCCTGGCCAACGTGGGCGACGCCAAGAGCCTCATCATCCACCCGGCCTCCACCACCCACCAGCAGCTCAGCGCCGAGGACCGCGCCGTCAACGGGGTCACGGACGATCTCATCCGCCTTTCCATCGGCCTGGAGAACCTCGAGGATCTCAAGGCCGACCTGGACCAGGCCCTGCGCGGGGGGGAAGCTTGA